Genomic DNA from Vespula vulgaris chromosome 5, iyVesVulg1.1, whole genome shotgun sequence:
aaataaccaCCCCATTCTTGTTCATGCTCTCCATGAGCAATTAATTCACTaggattcattttattaagatGACATCTATTAGACTGTAGAAACATTACATAATTAGTTTTCtattatagataattttaCCATGTAAACTGtctattctaaaaatatataccttGACCATAATAGGTATATCTCCCAAATCTTTTTCAAGTGTTTCTTGAGAATTGCCATTGACAGACCATCCTAATGtaactattatttttcctttataagTAGCACCTCTTTGTCTACACTCTGtaggatatattttataatcttttacaCCAATTACATTAGTAGGGACTGATGGTTGATGAATCGATACATTATTAATCCATAACATAATTTTATCGCCATTAGCAAGTTGAAGATAAACTGGTAATATATCTGTAATTGCTTCAGAAAGTCCATCTTCcaacatataattaaaagaatctATATGTGGAAGTCCTAAACTTTGTAATAACTGaaatacacacaaatatatatatttattttaagtattaaacaaaaaataattttaattgatataaatttaatcttaCAGGATTTTGTATATCCGGTGGTACTCCAAAATCTGGAGAAGTATTGGTTAACTTTGGTTCAGATAACATTTTTGTTaagtgaaaaaacaaaataacacaatattttacgtttaaaatgtaattctCATATATGACACTACTATCTAACCTTAATATGCCGAATGAAAGCAACACgtgtagaaaggaaaaaaatcgaatggtAGTGGGGAAAATTGTTAGGTTAGTAGTATTGATAGGTTAGGTTATAGTCGCGATGTCGTATGATAAGATATAACTCGTGTCACGTGACAAGTGCTATAGATGTAGAAAGACAATGAATGTCCCTTGGAAGATAATGTAACGTCCTTTGGAAGGATTTCTTCCGATAACGTTACGTAGAATGcgttttttatcttattcaagggtatacataaaattttaagaaCTTGGGtgtataaatttgaaaaattcttaaagtaaatttatatttactttaattatctatatttatattatattatatatatatatatatatatttgtattttacaataatgttttataattaacaatcgttgatatataattaaacatgCAAAATATAGCCAGCTTTTAACTATGTACATGCATTTATTCTGATGGttccttattatttctttctattcgttttgTATGCTTTATATTAGTGCTGCCAACTTTAAATtagtcaaagaaaaaaaagtaagcgGATGACGTTTGTATCTTCTGCTATCTGATATTTCTGTCTAATAACCGGTGCAAAATGATGTTACTTTCAATTATGTGTAATTTgggttttaatttttaattacatacaaTTTGCAGGGGAAGAAATCatcgtaataatattgaagTATTACGGATCATATTcctatataaattcgaataaaatatatattctacaaaTTATGGATTTCtctgattttattaaaaaataagaaataaagatatgtATTCTATAAAAACACCTTCGCTTCGCATCGACGAGGCAGATTTGAAATGTAAAAATGGTTGTGGTTATTATGGTAACGCAGAATGGGAAGGCTATTGCAGCAAATGTCATCGAGAACATTTACAAAAGCAACGAGCACAAAGAGAGTATATATCAAACTTACAAACTGTCGATGTGTAAGAATATTCTCATTTATTcttataagattttatttatataattctacTTTGTTACCTATTATGTTTGCAGAGATACATCTAATAAAACTTTACCTACTGGATATCATaaacacgaagaaaaaaaatcgcaacaagaaaagaagtataaattattaaatatttctttccgaAAGCCTACATCAAAGTGTAATGTATTTAAATTACATCTTAGTAccataatatttctaatatatttctatcatatttcttattattatgtaatctATTATTAgattgtttaaaatatattatataatgtatattattaataatataggtatatagttTAAAGTGATAtgaatattgtttattaacgattcttttttttctgaagtACAAGGATGCCAAGAATTACTTTATGAATTAACAAAGGACAATTCAGATCTTGAAAAAGTGAGAACTGAAAATAGAGATCTTATAGCTTCGATTGTGAAAACACCAGTTGAAAAAGATGTACGAAAATGTATACATTCATTTGTAGTAGATATTCTTCAGAACAAAGATAtcaaaagaatagaagaattaTCAGAAATAACACAGAATTTTTATCAAGTGTTTGCTAAACGTTTAGAAAATAGTGTTAAATATACaggtattaaatttatataatttattattcatatcatttattattaaaaatataaataaattataaaaaatataaataattatttttacagatatatctgcagatattaaagaaagattattagattatgttgaaaaatattctatgaCATTATTGTACAGAATTCTATTTTGTCCACCATTCACAacagatgaagaaaaagatttagcAATTCAAAAAAGGTTTGCACATTGAagaacattaaaattattattagaatatgatataatataatctaacataatataatataataaaaagcacattcttttaaattttattcgtaatagAATAAGACAATTAAACTGGGTCAGTGGCAAGAATTTAGAATGTAGAATTCATGAAACAAGTTCTGAAGTTAGAGAACTTGTGTATACATCTATAACAGgtttgtaattaaaatcttttatagtttaatagtaattaatcaaataaatatttcttttagattTACTAAATATGGATTCTGCTAAAGCTCCACAAGAAAAATTAGCATGTGTTATTTATTGctgtagaaatatatttttgttattacaaCAATCTGTAGGTGGTCCAGCTTCTGCAGATGAATTTTTACCTgctcttatttttattgttttaaaagCCAATCCTGCACGgcttaaaagtaatattaactTCATAACAAGATTTTGTAATGCTAGCAGACTAATGACAGGAGAAGGGGGATACTACTTTACAAATTTGGTatagtattcttttttattagcaatgtTCAATGcataaaagttttaatttattttatgataaaattctAGTGTTGTGCTGTATCTTTCATTGAAAACTTAACTGCTGAATCTTTGAATATGGCTGAGAAAGATTTTAATGCATATATGTCGGGAGAAAGAGTACCACCAAATACGTGGGAATCAGCACTAATGATGTGTGaagtgaatattattttttctttttaattcattatctTAGCTTttgcatttaaataattattaatatacttcttttatttcataaattcgaTTTATAGAGCTTGCATTTGATGTGTGAAGATATAACGTTACTTGATAATTTAAAGgcaaaaaatttagaaataataaatgaagcaAAAGAATTACAATCTAGAATGACACAATTTAAACAAGATATAGAAGTTAAAGTAGCTGCTGCAATTGAGAAATCACCATTATTAATAACGCATAGTCAAAAATTGCCTACAAATTTAGATTCAGATAATATTGAAAACTACCAGTTACCTCCGCCTATTATACCTCAGGTAAATACATGAGTATGTGCATATGTTGGATTAAGTTAAAGCGATTGACTtggtatttaataatttttataggtATATTCACACCCTGTTAGCGACCAATCCAATAACACTTTACTGGCAAATAATTCAGTTGATTTAAGAACTTCACTGATGGATGATTGTATTACACCGTCTCCAACATTTGATTTTCCTTCCTTCACTGGTGATGGTAGTTTAGATGTTAGTAAAGCAGATGATGAAACAAGTCTAATCAGTTTAGATACACAATGTGATTTATTGATGACTGATTCTCAATTACATGAAAAAGATACACCTGATATATTACTGGGAAATTCAAGTACTTCTAATGCAAATCTCGTATCATCTATTGAATCAATAGGTCAAGAAGATTATCATGGTTTTACTATACAAGGATCCCATATACCAACAATTCCTTGCAGTACAGGTGATTTGTCCATTAATTCTGCAGAATTGTCATCGGATAGTCATTATTCTACATATTTCCACAAGATGTAATGCTATTTAtagatttagaaaattattcttggAATAATCACACATGataaatttaaagagaaaaattattaatagaaaagagattagAGCATTCCTtcttatgaatatatatatatatatatatatatatatatatcaagtattaatttagaattaatgcttattattatctattattatctaGAGTACTTTTGACTTTATTCATTAAcaaattaaatcaatatttcaatatattcagTGAAAGctaaacaattattatcgttattgtatataaataaagtgaTCTAATGTAAGATTTCAGTTTTGATCATATATTAACTAGATAGCAAATATTTGGaatgtatacatttaaattttttagtaatatacttttttatttaatttgtgatataataaataatggtgaagtaatatttattatataacaagaCACGTTTTGCTggagtaaaaatttctatagattgttttgaaaataatttggaaatgtaataattcgcgtgaatatactttattaaatttcaatatagtattataatttcttttctaaatacgATATGAACAGTGGAATgttgtgcgtgtgtatatatacattttctattcttattattaaaacacaaaatatgataatatgtatatatttcatatggAAATCGACATCGCGAAAGAATACATTTCGGATACCCAAGTTTTAATTCAAAtgattaaaagattatttattacgaagTGTAAAAAATAGATTGCACCGCCTAAAAAATGAAGAACTgcttatattattacaaattattcatGAGACTCAATCCCAATGGAAGAATTCTCATCGAATTGTTTCTTAGATCCGGATTATGAttcttgataaatattaaataaataccaATCTACAACAATGCCATTTCAAATCATTTAGAAAAAGTGAACAGCTTTGAGAGTTgtataaatttcgatattttaggAATTAGCGTATAGAAAGGAACTATGCAGATACAACACAACCAAgaaacttataaatatatatttacatatatacacttaaACACGTTCTTCGTAATAAGGCTGGAGATGTACTCATCGTCAGTATTCGTTTAGCTCTCTAATCGTTTTAACGCTTTAAAATGGATAAAAGATACTATCGTAGTAAGAAAGGAAGACCTAATCGTctgcgaaaaagaaagtttactGGAATTATTCACATGTTTAAGACatcaatgtattttataaatatattcgtgGAAAAGTTCtccaataaaaaatgattttctatcGCCGTGGATCCGATGATAAAAATACTGTAAGATATTActtttttgaaatatgtatttgtgGTTACCATTAGTTATTTTAGTAAAGTGTTTAGTAAAGTGACggtgaaatttcttttaaaaaatttgctGAAGGAGTCTGATTTTTGTCCTTGTTAACGATCGTCTCTGAACTTTTGccgttttatcgatatttttttcaccataattctttcaaatcgaaaaattgttttcataaTGAGATCACTACGTGTTGAAATATCcggtaaaatttattttccttattcATAGATACCCACAGTGGTATGAATAATAGTACGTATTTCGATGCTCTATATACTATTTCAACTGCTTTGAAGAGTATATACGAAATGTTGAtaaagaaagtagaagaagaagaaaaatgaaaaaattctgaagcagaaaaatctttatacgaattaattatatccaaAAATAGAGCATGGactaaaagatttttattttttgaaattgaaaaCAGGAAAATAGACAAACAGAATGTTAAATCGAGTTGCTGCAGAGTCTTAgatttgaaaggaaaaaaatcaaacacTTAGGAATATGAAATGTAGTATGAAagctatgaaaaaaattgtaaatgtaATTCTGCAGGTTTTATGGGTAAGATGGAAGTCGATAgagtattgaaatatttcagtatatgtgatataaaataaataacttttaacacgttattttttgaaatatattcttttcgaaTTGTGTATAGATTTAGAGAAACCTATTTGACCGactgaaaaatttctttataattacattCTCTATGGTAAGACTTATAATGAAAAGATTTGTTctacgtatcttttttttctgtaatttttttaatgaaaaaaacattgtttctcgataaaattaattcaaataaaattaattcaatgtactaattattgaattttaaatattttacttttattgtaTCAGAGCTATtcacatatatttaaagaaatactttgaattttttatttcagattctATTTTCAGATTTTTTGTATACAACTTggatttctgtttttttaaagaatcaaCTACTTTGTAATTTATTCAAGATTACGAGGATAAAAACGtcacagaaaaagaatttatttataaatatatattgataaatgtcaagaataatttttacttcacgtaaaaaaattttaattacgtattatagtcttttttttttttaatttagaacAATATGTTTTTCTCACGCATTCACATAAAAAGTAagttatcattttatattttcattgttgTCGACTTCTGTAGAATTTACATATAGTCATTATCACACATTAACTATGGTTAATTGTAAATAGTTTTGATTCATTGTAGAAGAAAGACGATATTAACAGActtccaaaagaaaaatatatatttcgttattatgttgatcgatttttaaaggaattattttcttttttttttctccggacggtatataaaggaaaataggTAATTCGTCCTTTATTACAAcagtattataataaattatattatattatattgcatatacagcataatctatataataaaataaataaatatttgtacataCAATTAatcatacataaaataattatcaaaatgtatttactatgtattagtaataaaaatgaaaataaaaaagtataatgtGAAAAAAATCCGATGTGTATTCTATTACAACCTCTCATCTATTCTCTTTATCCCAAAAAACTGGTTTTTCTATTGCAAATTCTGgacaaaatgaatatttttctcgcaaatcgaattttataaattttttatctttttgaattttttctggtcttttatttttgtattagaattatcatataaaaattaaaatgatatatgagGAATAATCAAtgtaataatagttataagattgtaataataatgtaagaaAGGATACATTGAAGTTTTATTCatgataaacatttatttgcattttaattatttacatttataaaatatattgtattcgCTTATTATACGGATATTTacttaatcgtataaattgtgatctaatataatacaatattatttaatttgaagTCATATAACGCAGTATAATGTAATGTAgaatacacacatgcacatatagagagaaagagagagagacggagagatggagagagggagagagagagagagagagagagagatatataaacataattaatagTTTATATTAAATCGAATGAAGCAAATTGAATAAACTATtgagaatattgaaattttcgtaTTCTTGAAGTAACTATTATGtcatgtatttattatttttataatatttatataaatgacaacaatttttttaataattttaattccgTATCTTGTTCTTTATCGTttggaaaaagacaaaatcaGCATTTGTTGGTCTGAGACTTCACTTAATGAAAGCAACGAAAACACATCGTACAAAAATAATGGAAGTGATTAAATTATTCGTGTTCCACTGACAAAGCTTTTGTCCAAgtcgatcattattttttcaccattagatgaatttttttgcttgtttttccgcttataatatttgtttgaataataattttttttttattttaatattttgatacGATAATAAGATGGGATAAtgtgtttttgttttgtaacaattaatataattatttattttatattttttttgatattaattatattttcagatTAATATTCAAGCTTGCTTAAGCAAAATTTAtccaaaataaaacaaaatttatggTCGAAATTACAATCtgtaaataatagtaatggtaATTTAACGTTACAATtattaagatttatatataattaacatttagCAATTcaagttttatttctttcgaataacttttatattttattcatttttaattattgtcaatgttgataatattatttgaccATCCAATATGGCATTATCagttaattttttacaatgcCTCGAATTgctttagaaaatttcttatttatttacttttatttatttaataaaaatataaaattcgattcgGTATACGGATTGCAAGATTATTTAGCATTCATTAAAAGCGCTcaaataaacgattattatgAGATGTATATTTTTCCTAAACATTTTGTATATTCTCATATCAATTGTATAAGCATTTTCAATCACTGTTATCTCATATAGGTATTTCAGATTAAggtgttaaatataaaattattcgatttgtttttccttATGCAGAGTGTATTTAGAAGATATGTACTTAGAAGACTTGGacataatgaataatttttcgtcTAATGGAAGAGAAATTATGATTGACAAATAATGATCATTAATTTCACTTAACTCGATCGTAAAAggtttatattattaagtaCATAGATTAATAGAAAGATAGttaatttttacattctaAAGATAAGATgcattatttacttacattaaaaagaaagtttattaATCTAAGACACTCGagggatataaaaaaaaatttttaatcgaaaataaatttatatgataataaaaataaaaatcagttGATAAAAAGTTGATGAAAAagtctttaaaaaaagaaagtgaatatctttgatctttttttttgagttTAATAATTAGCGgaatatgtttatttaaaaaatattttataactacGAAAACTAACATGATCGGTTAGGCCAACAAGATCTCGATGACTTATTTTGAAGACAAACAAGATGCcattaaaacatttctttgtaataactttgatttactatttttttttattgtgcaaataattgttattaatattttatttttcaacgtttATTCGTACTATTATAAGCCTGTAATACGTCGCTATAGgacatttctataaaaaaaatttatttcttgttgAAAACTAGAAACTGCAGTTAAAAAAACTGCAGTTAAAAAAATTGGTATTtggaaaaattctaaaaagaaatggtcattatttctaattctaatcATCGTGGCTAATCTAATCTTTTAAacattaatcaaaaatattgcGATCCTCGATCGCGATCATTGGACTCAATCGATCTTTCTTAGCCAAGTCGAAACAAATTCGCTGGATCACCATGAGATGGCAGTTGTCTCAGAAGATCTCTGAAGAGAGGATGGAGAACGGATGTGCGAGGAGAATTCTGCGCGGCGTTTCGTCTGCAGTCGATTCGCGTACTCGAAACAGTCGCCGTAAACGCGACTCGACCTTTGACTGCAGCATCCATGAAGAAGCTTTTGTGATtcgcgaagaaagagaagcagaaTTTTCTTTGACAACAATAAAAAGGAACATCTTGTTTAAATCTTCTCTCGTAAGGATCCGTAAGTTTATTCataaaagagatattattAAGAAGGTATGATCATATTTTCGCGCCTTTAACGACGATTATCGTTCTcgaatttcgatattatttgaatttctcGTAACGAGATTAAACTTATGATCAAGAGTTCTTCGCGATGATcgcgaaaatatatttttttatttttttcatttttttccctttattttgtctttttattccttcacGATTcactttcgatattttatgcAATGGCAATGCATGTTAGTATACAATTACGCGATTGCATCACGAATTCCAacgcacgtatatatgtacatacagcGCGTTCTTTTCTAAGAGAAGCTTTTTTAAATGCAAAACGATCCATTTGTTGTTCTGAGTTATATCAAGACGTTCACGttctcgattattttcgtttctattactttttctttttttttcctaagtGACTCGAACGTTTTACTTCGtcattacttctttttattttttcaatgattttctaCCCTCCTTTTTTTCGAATCATCTTCGGTAAAAATTTACGAAGATATACGAAGCAAATCTAcgagatattttattcttacaaGTGGACATTGTTACGTAAGCAAAGTTGACTACGTACATTATGCGATAACGATCTCTCGTCGAAGTTCATAATGGAGTTAATGCGAAACGTTAGACGAAACGTAGTCTCTTAGAAGGTAAACGGTTCCTCAACGATTTTTTGCAAGCGAATTCTATGAAATGTAAAccaatttatttcaaagaagaagaataagaaaatgaagaagaagaagaagaagaagaaggaaaagaagaaaaggaaaaacttttcgatattaataatacataaatgataattttcatttaaagaaaatatgaacgataaaaataataaataaattttaatcgttagacgatttcattttctcatatttaaataaataaagaaagtattTACTAATACAAGGATATTTCTCGGACGATCACAAGTAAATCGATCGTGCGAAAAATGAAGGCACGTAGTAGCAACGTCACGTAGTCGATTTCTCTTCCCACGAAACTCAACGAATACAATCGAGTTTATACATTCTGTTTATTAAAACGAAGCAACGAacttattgtattattttctgaTTATTCTTCCATTTCTAATGTTCGTGGGAAGAAAAAATGGTGAAGAGACAACTTAGAACGGACGAATGGTAGCGCTAATAAGACGTGACGGTGTGTGAAACTCgttcatataaaaagaagaacaagtatttatctttcctctgcatttctttctttcgtattcgGACATATCCGTTCTATGTAACCATAACCATCTTTGCGATTCGAGACGTTTCTGTTATGAAAATATCTTCATCTTGATGaaacgcatacatatatacaacatgTATGAACGATAACCCCTTTAAATGTAATCCCTCGTTCGAGAAACCGATCACGTACGTGCCGTGTGGAATTAAATGATGTCGCGTTGATAAATGTGCCGGCCCTTTGTTCCCGATACTGCATGCACCGTTaagtctatctctttctttttcatacgtGGGAGGGTCCAAAACGTGCGTTCGCATATTATGTCATGATTACCATACAAGATCATTCAATTAATTACGAactatttatacatatatatatatatatatatatatatatatatatatcttcataGATACGACATGTTTGTGCGAATTGatttatctatcgatcgatattaacCCAGAATAAGACAACGAGAAAACCAGAAAGATTCTTGTAATGACGATAAaggaatattttcattgtgtTACTCTTTGTTCATCTTTCCATGATTACGTCACGTGGGAAGTTGTAATCACGTAGGTAGCGTTAATGCTAATATGCAATAGCttggatagagaaagagagtgagagtgaaagatgaatagagagacagatagatagagaaaaagagataaacagagagaaagaaagagagagagagagaattgtgCGTGTTATCTCTTTTACGTTTAGGCACCATCCACACCGACGTGTAACGGACGGTGAGGAGCGGGGAGATCATAGATGATCGCAAATTGTCCGCAATTGGCAGGAAGTCGAGGCAGAGGGAACCGTTTCTACGCCCCCTCGTAACTCTCTTCGACGTTCATTAGCGCAGTCGCTTCTGCGGTTCCATTTCCCTCGAGCGAATTGATTTCAAGTACGATTAACGCCCTCGTACGAAAGAAATACCAACGCGTATCGAAACTTTTTTACCCTTCATACACCTGCCGCTCAAACGAATTTCCGACGAGTCTTCATAATCGATAagctttaataaaatttacgttCCCACTTAACGAATATATCCGAACGCCAAATATTCTTATCTCtcttggaaatatattttattttttttttcttttcttttttaatcgaaaaatcgattcgTGTGAAGTTAAacgagttatatatatattttacagtcACAGGATGTAAAATGAGAACACCGATGAACGCGTTTAACGCTAAAGTTTCGATAAggtaaatcaatattatttaagagCGATAACGaacgtgtgtgtatgaaatagaaaagagagagagagagaaagagagatttataaaacatagagaggaaagaaagagaagttaaAGTCAAAAAACAAATCTACTTTTAAATCGCGAATATAGAAATGCCAAGAGCACGTGGTCGAGTTCGTATCAACGAGTGACTTGTTCGCGCGCGTTTTCATAACGCGTTGAACGCACGCCGTACGCACacgaatgtatatattcaAGGTAAaagcttctctcttctctccctctttccctctctccatccctctctcactctttctgtCATGTTTTAACGCAACGAGAAACTTCCTATGTTACTGCTTCCTCGTTAATTCCTTGATTAGACCacgtatttatgtgtatacatacatatatacacacacacacacacacacacacatatatatatataaacatacatacctCGTATCGTTTCTATAATGAGAGAATCTACGAAGTTCGTCGGCTACGATCGTTGATCGCATGGATTGGATTATTAGAGTGTCTATTcaccaagagagagagagagcaagagagagagagagcaagagagagagagagagagagagaagagaaagagagagagagagagagagagagagagagagagagagagagagagagagagatacatcaGGATCTGTATAAATTGTGCGAGCTGTTTCTTCGAGATACGATTAGAGAGCGCGATAATCCGCATGGCTGCCTCATCGAGAGAAAACTTTAATAATTCAGTGAAATCGCTCATACGAGTGAACAcgtctactactactacaaatAAGATTATCtataaaggaaagagaaaaaaatatgtacgtgtatatatgtatatatgacgACACGGgacggaaataaaaattacacgtATGTTCCGCTCTGacttgaataaaaataaaaatgattcgaaCGGTTTGATAATGTTagggattaattaattaatatcatacaGAAATTGCGtaatcaatcattttttttaaatttgttcaaTGAAagttttcactttttcttatgccataaatatctatcgaatgataaaaaaagaaaaaagaaaaagaaagaaaataaagaaaaaattctactAGCTGACAGTATTTCATTGCacttgtttttcttgttttcttttttcttttctttttttttctgaatcaCTCTATCTGTCATTCTATCTACTATAAGTACTCGTAGGAAAGTGACGTAGGTTCGACCTCCAATATGGGTACCCTTCGAAGGAGATACCACTAAGCaatccctccctcccaccctttcttcctctctcccctTACAAATCCACGCGATCTCAATACCATGATCGCGA
This window encodes:
- the LOC127063833 gene encoding rab5 GDP/GTP exchange factor isoform X1 produces the protein MYSIKTPSLRIDEADLKCKNGCGYYGNAEWEGYCSKCHREHLQKQRAQREYISNLQTVDVDTSNKTLPTGYHKHEEKKSQQEKKYKLLNISFRKPTSKLQGCQELLYELTKDNSDLEKVRTENRDLIASIVKTPVEKDVRKCIHSFVVDILQNKDIKRIEELSEITQNFYQVFAKRLENSVKYTDISADIKERLLDYVEKYSMTLLYRILFCPPFTTDEEKDLAIQKRIRQLNWVSGKNLECRIHETSSEVRELVYTSITDLLNMDSAKAPQEKLACVIYCCRNIFLLLQQSVGGPASADEFLPALIFIVLKANPARLKSNINFITRFCNASRLMTGEGGYYFTNLCCAVSFIENLTAESLNMAEKDFNAYMSGERVPPNTWESALMMCESLHLMCEDITLLDNLKAKNLEIINEAKELQSRMTQFKQDIEVKVAAAIEKSPLLITHSQKLPTNLDSDNIENYQLPPPIIPQVYSHPVSDQSNNTLLANNSVDLRTSLMDDCITPSPTFDFPSFTGDGSLDVSKADDETSLISLDTQCDLLMTDSQLHEKDTPDILLGNSSTSNANLVSSIESIGQEDYHGFTIQGSHIPTIPCSTGDLSINSAELSSDSHYSTYFHKM
- the LOC127063833 gene encoding rab5 GDP/GTP exchange factor isoform X2, with protein sequence MYSIKTPSLRIDEADLKCKNGCGYYGNAEWEGYCSKCHREHLQKQRAQREDTSNKTLPTGYHKHEEKKSQQEKKYKLLNISFRKPTSKLQGCQELLYELTKDNSDLEKVRTENRDLIASIVKTPVEKDVRKCIHSFVVDILQNKDIKRIEELSEITQNFYQVFAKRLENSVKYTDISADIKERLLDYVEKYSMTLLYRILFCPPFTTDEEKDLAIQKRIRQLNWVSGKNLECRIHETSSEVRELVYTSITDLLNMDSAKAPQEKLACVIYCCRNIFLLLQQSVGGPASADEFLPALIFIVLKANPARLKSNINFITRFCNASRLMTGEGGYYFTNLCCAVSFIENLTAESLNMAEKDFNAYMSGERVPPNTWESALMMCESLHLMCEDITLLDNLKAKNLEIINEAKELQSRMTQFKQDIEVKVAAAIEKSPLLITHSQKLPTNLDSDNIENYQLPPPIIPQVYSHPVSDQSNNTLLANNSVDLRTSLMDDCITPSPTFDFPSFTGDGSLDVSKADDETSLISLDTQCDLLMTDSQLHEKDTPDILLGNSSTSNANLVSSIESIGQEDYHGFTIQGSHIPTIPCSTGDLSINSAELSSDSHYSTYFHKM